In Tepidanaerobacter syntrophicus, the following are encoded in one genomic region:
- a CDS encoding hexokinase family protein, translated as MQKTKQEVKEFLKQYSMSYEEIDIEENCKLFVEEMEKGLKGEASSLQMIPTYISLGEKVPFNEPVIVLDAGGTNFRVAGCYFDEEKGPIIENYKSYPMPGVERETSKKEFFETIVNFMKPLLDYSKKIGFCFSYPTEALPNKDGKVLQFSKEIKLSELIGEAVGEGLLKALKDAGFSDDKEIVVLNDTVATLLGGKATYPDRLFSSYVGFILGTGTNTCYVEQNKNIKKLPDIQNKLGSMIINIESGGYAKAPQGVIDKEFDLQTANPGSYTFEKMISGRYQGGLISAVVKKAAEDKLVTKEFSDRFDKIGEITAVDINDFLYYPYSKSLLSTCCLEDSNDAIVLYHLIDTIIERAAKLTAINLSAILSKTGDGTNPCKPVCITCEGSTFYKSKLFKDKLVYYMKDYLNDKKDMYFEFVRADNSTLIGAAIAGLMN; from the coding sequence TTGCAAAAAACAAAGCAAGAAGTTAAAGAGTTTTTGAAGCAATATTCTATGAGCTATGAAGAAATAGACATAGAAGAGAATTGTAAACTGTTTGTAGAAGAAATGGAAAAAGGTCTTAAAGGAGAGGCTAGCTCCCTCCAGATGATACCCACGTACATAAGTCTTGGGGAAAAGGTGCCTTTTAATGAACCCGTTATAGTCTTAGATGCCGGTGGGACTAATTTTAGAGTTGCGGGATGCTATTTTGATGAAGAAAAAGGACCGATTATCGAAAATTATAAGTCCTATCCTATGCCCGGCGTTGAACGAGAAACATCTAAAAAAGAATTCTTTGAGACAATTGTAAATTTCATGAAGCCATTGCTTGATTACAGTAAAAAAATAGGATTTTGCTTTTCATATCCTACTGAGGCTCTTCCTAACAAAGACGGGAAGGTTCTACAATTCAGCAAAGAAATAAAACTCAGCGAGCTCATAGGAGAGGCAGTGGGCGAAGGCTTGTTAAAAGCCTTAAAAGATGCGGGGTTTTCCGATGATAAAGAAATAGTTGTTTTAAACGATACAGTTGCTACACTCCTTGGAGGCAAAGCTACATACCCGGACCGATTGTTTTCGAGTTATGTAGGTTTCATCTTGGGCACCGGAACAAATACGTGCTATGTGGAACAGAATAAAAACATAAAAAAGCTTCCGGATATTCAAAATAAATTAGGTTCTATGATAATAAATATTGAGTCCGGCGGGTACGCAAAGGCCCCACAAGGCGTAATTGACAAAGAGTTCGATCTTCAGACAGCAAATCCCGGCTCTTATACTTTCGAAAAAATGATTTCCGGAAGATATCAAGGAGGCTTGATTTCTGCTGTAGTGAAAAAAGCTGCAGAAGATAAGCTTGTTACAAAAGAATTTTCCGACAGATTTGACAAAATTGGCGAAATTACAGCGGTGGATATTAATGATTTCTTGTACTACCCCTATTCAAAAAGCTTACTTTCCACTTGCTGCCTTGAAGATAGCAACGATGCCATAGTTTTATATCATTTAATCGATACAATTATTGAAAGAGCCGCAAAACTCACTGCTATAAATCTTTCAGCAATTTTATCTAAAACCGGCGATGGAACAAATCCGTGCAAACCTGTTTGCATAACTTGCGAAGGTTCTACCTTCTATAAATCAAAATTATTTAAAGATAAACTCGTTTACTACATGAAAGATTATCTAAATGACAAAAAGGATATGTATTTTGAATTTGTGCGAGCTGATAATTCAACGCTTATAGGAGCAGCTATTGCAGGTTTGATGAATTAA
- a CDS encoding Asp23/Gls24 family envelope stress response protein has product MSGKTFINESVFVEIAKEAMREVEEVYKQGKKGGLAGFTQMFDRFTPQISVKKTDPSELEEGPGSVSFEVRFSVMYGVKIPEVAEKTRQKIISEVEALTGYKVEKVDLIVEKIVRPEEIQQEKPEEGKLGEQI; this is encoded by the coding sequence GTGAGTGGGAAAACATTTATCAATGAATCAGTTTTTGTGGAAATAGCAAAAGAAGCTATGCGTGAAGTCGAGGAAGTTTACAAACAAGGTAAAAAAGGCGGGTTAGCAGGTTTCACTCAGATGTTCGACAGGTTCACGCCACAAATATCAGTAAAGAAAACAGATCCTAGCGAACTGGAAGAAGGACCCGGCAGTGTTTCTTTTGAAGTAAGATTTTCTGTTATGTACGGCGTTAAAATTCCTGAAGTGGCAGAAAAGACAAGACAGAAGATTATCAGCGAAGTAGAGGCCTTAACAGGATATAAAGTAGAAAAAGTTGACTTAATAGTAGAGAAAATTGTAAGACCTGAGGAAATTCAGCAAGAAAAACCTGAAGAAGGAAAATTAGGAGAGCAAATATAA
- the ltaE gene encoding low-specificity L-threonine aldolase yields MNYIDLRSDTVTLPTQEMRDAMYNAEVGDDVYGEDPTVNHLEETAAEMFGKEAAMFVTSGTQGNQICVMTHTNPGDEIILEEKSHIITYEVGGIGRLSGVQAKLIRGTKGAMDPSDIKAAIRNDDIHQPKTSLICVENTHNRAGGTVIPMDILQNTYELAKNYDIPVHMDGARIFNAATYLNIPVNQIARYADSVMFCLSKGLCAPVGSVVVGTKSFIAKARKFRKMLGGGMRQSGFLAAAGIIALEKMPSRLNEDHENARLLAEGLCNIPGIKIDMETVQTNIIVCDIANLNMSADEFSSKLYEKGIKINGGGGTTVRFVTHYGIARSDIETALESIKSIFDKKHIS; encoded by the coding sequence ATGAATTATATTGATCTTAGAAGTGATACAGTAACTTTACCAACTCAGGAAATGCGCGACGCTATGTACAATGCTGAGGTAGGAGATGATGTTTACGGCGAGGATCCTACTGTAAACCATTTAGAAGAGACGGCAGCTGAAATGTTCGGCAAAGAAGCCGCTATGTTTGTAACCAGCGGGACCCAAGGCAATCAGATATGCGTAATGACGCATACTAATCCCGGAGATGAGATAATTTTAGAAGAAAAGTCTCATATAATAACGTATGAAGTAGGGGGTATAGGCCGGCTTTCAGGAGTTCAGGCAAAACTTATTAGAGGCACAAAAGGCGCCATGGATCCTTCAGACATTAAAGCCGCTATACGTAACGATGACATACATCAACCCAAGACCAGCCTTATTTGTGTAGAAAATACCCATAACCGGGCAGGCGGAACTGTTATACCTATGGATATTCTCCAAAATACATATGAACTTGCCAAAAATTACGATATTCCGGTACACATGGATGGAGCAAGAATTTTTAATGCAGCTACATATTTGAATATACCGGTAAATCAAATTGCAAGATATGCAGATTCTGTAATGTTTTGCCTTTCAAAAGGTTTGTGTGCGCCGGTAGGTTCTGTAGTAGTAGGGACAAAAAGTTTTATAGCAAAAGCCCGGAAATTTAGGAAAATGCTCGGCGGAGGAATGCGGCAGTCGGGATTTTTAGCAGCTGCAGGTATCATAGCATTAGAAAAGATGCCTTCTAGGCTAAACGAGGATCATGAAAATGCAAGACTTCTTGCGGAGGGACTTTGTAATATTCCCGGAATTAAAATAGACATGGAAACGGTTCAAACAAATATCATAGTTTGTGATATAGCAAATCTGAACATGTCTGCTGATGAATTTTCTTCGAAACTTTATGAAAAAGGAATTAAAATAAACGGAGGAGGAGGAACTACTGTAAGGTTTGTAACTCATTATGGAATTGCCAGAAGCGATATCGAAACAGCTTTAGAATCTATTAAATCGATTTTTGATAAGAAACACATATCTTGA
- a CDS encoding ArsR/SmtB family transcription factor, with the protein MENNDNNVSKEIDVCEVFSIEEDKVRKLAGTIPDMVDLADLFKVLADETRVKIVYLLSKDELCVCDIATLLNSTVSNVSHHLRVLRTAHLVKFRKEGKQVFYTLDDEHVVHIIKEGFEHVNHIHREK; encoded by the coding sequence ATGGAGAATAATGATAATAATGTAAGCAAAGAAATTGATGTTTGTGAAGTGTTTAGTATTGAAGAAGATAAAGTCAGGAAACTTGCAGGTACTATTCCTGATATGGTGGATTTGGCAGATTTATTTAAAGTCCTAGCGGATGAAACCAGGGTAAAGATTGTATACTTGCTTTCAAAGGATGAATTATGTGTGTGCGATATAGCAACTCTTTTAAACTCCACAGTTTCAAATGTATCGCATCATTTGAGAGTGCTTAGAACAGCTCACCTGGTAAAATTCCGCAAAGAAGGTAAACAAGTATTTTATACATTAGATGACGAACATGTGGTTCATATTATAAAAGAAGGATTTGAACATGTAAACCATATTCATCGGGAAAAATAA
- a CDS encoding methyl-accepting chemotaxis protein, protein MQLSDGLKGTYMIYALAVVIIIFLVVYLVGKKRENDKIEAIIKRLQQFNEGLLWQNFDDIAKGGALGKLCKEIAGVTQNTRHLTGELSIASEQLQELCKKFSSETETSAKASQEVAETISHIAQRAEEQVKACTNAVNEVANLSEFSNRIAKETDNVVLGNKEVQKSLNETSKLIENLVNSVKLTSEENNATAQKVQFLKQEADKIGGIIGSVESIAKQTNLLSLNAAIEAARAGNAGKQFAVVADEIRKLSINAQSAAGEIRENIENISNNILELSEEIVSSFDKIKKEAEQANTTKNSLQATSTIIENTLKSMDHISKLTKDQATATENIKNLIVDFSSLTENISAAFQETAAVSEEQAAVMNNINNSTESLLKVSSEISGYVGKVLKNKEYDVSQEVKLKLLNALKKHAKSNEMLSMKKEEHMRIFNELKKEFPGITGIITVDEHGKSIANSNPSEVTDFSFRDWFKSTKNGQDFTSKMYISALTGKPTINVATPILKDGQFIGAITAGICLNQ, encoded by the coding sequence TTGCAACTTTCAGACGGACTAAAGGGGACTTACATGATTTATGCTTTAGCAGTAGTTATCATAATTTTCTTGGTTGTATATCTCGTTGGTAAAAAAAGAGAAAATGATAAGATTGAAGCAATTATTAAACGGCTTCAGCAATTTAACGAAGGGCTCTTATGGCAAAATTTCGACGACATCGCAAAAGGCGGCGCTCTTGGTAAGCTCTGCAAAGAAATTGCCGGCGTCACTCAAAACACGAGGCATCTTACAGGTGAACTTTCTATAGCTTCAGAACAGTTGCAGGAATTATGCAAGAAATTTTCTTCAGAAACTGAAACTTCGGCCAAGGCTTCTCAAGAAGTCGCAGAGACTATTAGCCATATAGCTCAAAGAGCCGAAGAGCAAGTAAAGGCATGCACCAATGCCGTAAATGAAGTTGCAAATCTAAGCGAGTTTTCTAATCGCATAGCTAAGGAAACCGACAATGTAGTCTTGGGGAATAAGGAAGTTCAAAAATCTTTAAACGAAACATCTAAGCTAATTGAAAACCTTGTGAATTCAGTTAAACTCACATCGGAAGAAAATAATGCCACCGCCCAAAAAGTCCAATTTTTAAAGCAAGAGGCAGACAAAATAGGCGGTATTATAGGTTCCGTTGAAAGTATTGCAAAACAAACAAACCTACTTTCCTTAAATGCAGCAATCGAAGCTGCAAGAGCAGGCAATGCAGGCAAACAGTTTGCAGTAGTAGCTGATGAAATCCGAAAACTCTCCATAAACGCTCAATCCGCCGCCGGCGAAATCAGAGAAAATATTGAAAATATTAGTAATAATATCCTTGAATTGTCAGAGGAAATTGTATCGAGTTTTGATAAAATAAAAAAAGAGGCCGAACAGGCAAATACTACAAAAAATTCTTTACAAGCCACTTCGACAATAATCGAAAATACGCTAAAATCAATGGACCATATAAGCAAACTCACAAAAGATCAGGCTACCGCTACAGAAAATATCAAAAATTTAATTGTGGATTTTTCCTCACTTACAGAAAACATTTCTGCCGCTTTCCAGGAAACTGCAGCAGTTTCTGAGGAGCAAGCTGCTGTAATGAACAATATAAATAATTCTACGGAGAGTCTTTTGAAAGTTTCATCCGAAATATCAGGCTATGTTGGCAAAGTGTTAAAGAATAAGGAATATGATGTATCGCAAGAAGTAAAATTAAAACTGCTTAATGCACTTAAAAAACACGCAAAATCAAATGAGATGCTTTCAATGAAAAAAGAAGAACATATGAGGATCTTTAATGAATTGAAGAAGGAATTTCCGGGCATTACCGGTATAATAACCGTAGATGAACACGGAAAAAGTATAGCAAACTCTAATCCTTCCGAAGTAACTGATTTTTCTTTTAGAGACTGGTTTAAATCTACGAAAAATGGACAGGATTTTACCTCAAAAATGTATATTTCAGCCCTTACAGGAAAACCAACAATTAATGTTGCAACACCAATTTTAAAAGATGGCCAATTTATTGGAGCAATTACTGCAGGGATATGCCTTAATCAATGA
- a CDS encoding Gx transporter family protein — translation MKKSYKMVFLSLLVTIGIVLHIFENMLPLPFPIPGAKLGLANIISLLAIVLYGYKDGLVVCVLRCILGAALSGSFSSLLYSLSGGILSTIIMAGAYKYFKNIFSLVGISILGAVTHNFVQITVAAIVLSTFGLYIYLPYLMILGLIMGLFTGLAADFVRRSLPAFFY, via the coding sequence ATGAAAAAAAGTTACAAGATGGTTTTTCTATCACTGCTTGTAACCATAGGCATAGTACTGCACATTTTTGAAAATATGCTGCCATTACCGTTTCCGATACCAGGTGCAAAGTTAGGCCTTGCAAATATTATATCGCTTTTGGCAATAGTGCTTTATGGTTATAAAGATGGTCTTGTTGTTTGCGTATTGCGATGCATTTTAGGTGCGGCTCTTTCCGGCTCATTTTCTAGTTTACTTTACAGCTTAAGCGGAGGGATTTTAAGCACTATAATTATGGCAGGAGCATACAAATATTTTAAAAATATATTCAGCCTGGTTGGAATAAGTATCCTAGGTGCTGTCACTCATAATTTTGTACAAATTACCGTAGCAGCGATTGTCCTTTCTACTTTTGGACTTTACATTTATCTGCCGTATTTAATGATATTGGGCCTTATTATGGGCCTGTTTACAGGACTTGCAGCTGATTTTGTACGGCGCAGTCTTCCCGCATTTTTTTATTAG
- a CDS encoding PIG-L deacetylase family protein encodes MIFKKSRNYSVILSLIFVMTLLPIAKAEAVPLVSSAKVDIVQNTDPGQRILIIVPHPDDESLGTAGIIQKAVNLKRPIKVVIVTDGESSKMSAIAFTDNENPMPHDFYELGLERQKESMSAMAKLGLPKEDLIFLGFADGSIRFLWSDYWDNGKPRVSGGTQVAYSPYSNVYKPKIAYTGQNLENCLAEIMASFKPTDIYYPMADDMHPDHWGVSNFTRYTINALNLKVKEHMFLVHYPHWPSPWFMVSNKHESLLPPSDLKSSNTSWQSLPLDKNEEFNKEMAIRQYKSQMKVTAPFLLTFVRKNELFAVKAPIIVPKETSKPNLSPMNISHPLIVMNGGGLLNQRIHKSADIVKFTAFIYNNDLYLGLESLGPISNKVLYNFELRLFYEKGIKRIDLSLVNGKLRQVRKASNSIVESVITDHPIINKNTLWVKVKIPQEESLRYIFMGANVIYKNNLTDKVSWNIYKLEK; translated from the coding sequence ATGATATTCAAAAAATCAAGAAATTATTCAGTTATATTATCATTGATATTCGTAATGACATTACTTCCAATCGCAAAAGCAGAAGCTGTACCCTTAGTATCTTCCGCAAAAGTTGATATCGTACAAAATACTGATCCTGGACAAAGAATCCTTATTATAGTACCTCATCCCGATGATGAATCTCTTGGAACGGCCGGCATTATTCAAAAAGCTGTTAACTTAAAAAGACCTATTAAGGTCGTAATTGTAACTGATGGAGAAAGCTCAAAAATGTCTGCAATTGCATTTACTGATAACGAAAACCCTATGCCCCATGACTTTTATGAATTGGGGTTGGAGCGTCAAAAAGAAAGTATGTCGGCAATGGCAAAACTTGGTCTTCCTAAAGAAGACTTAATATTTCTTGGATTTGCCGATGGGAGCATAAGATTTTTATGGAGCGATTATTGGGACAATGGAAAGCCACGAGTCAGTGGTGGAACGCAAGTTGCATATTCTCCATATAGTAATGTATACAAGCCTAAAATTGCATATACAGGGCAAAATTTAGAAAACTGCCTAGCAGAGATAATGGCTTCATTTAAGCCTACAGATATATACTATCCGATGGCAGACGATATGCATCCTGATCATTGGGGAGTAAGCAATTTTACGCGATATACCATTAATGCACTGAATCTAAAGGTAAAGGAACACATGTTTCTCGTCCACTATCCTCACTGGCCTTCTCCGTGGTTTATGGTTTCAAACAAGCATGAGTCATTATTGCCTCCTTCAGACCTTAAAAGCAGTAATACATCATGGCAAAGCTTACCACTGGATAAAAATGAAGAATTTAACAAAGAAATGGCAATTAGGCAATACAAATCACAAATGAAAGTTACGGCACCATTTCTGCTGACATTTGTTAGAAAAAATGAGCTTTTTGCAGTAAAGGCTCCCATAATCGTGCCTAAGGAAACTTCCAAACCCAATTTGTCACCAATGAACATATCTCATCCTCTCATTGTTATGAATGGAGGAGGCCTGTTAAACCAAAGGATTCACAAAAGTGCAGACATAGTAAAATTTACAGCCTTTATATACAATAACGATCTGTATCTTGGTTTAGAATCCTTAGGACCTATTTCAAATAAGGTACTTTACAATTTTGAGTTAAGGCTATTTTACGAGAAAGGTATAAAAAGGATTGATTTATCCTTAGTTAATGGCAAGCTCAGGCAAGTAAGAAAGGCTTCGAATTCAATCGTGGAATCTGTGATTACAGATCATCCTATAATAAATAAAAACACTCTCTGGGTAAAGGTAAAAATACCTCAAGAAGAGAGCTTAAGATATATATTTATGGGAGCAAATGTAATATATAAAAATAACTTAACAGATAAAGTGTCTTGGAATATTTATAAGCTTGAAAAGTAA
- a CDS encoding NusG domain II-containing protein produces the protein MITKGDKILICVVLLLSFLLLAAFQIFGFAAEKTYAVIEVNGKLFQKILLGENGSNFKLTVPAGNHKSIVEVDKDKVRIIYSDCPDQDCVRQGWISRPGQIIVCLPNKIVIKIVNGNTGHDNDIDGVSF, from the coding sequence TTGATTACAAAAGGCGACAAAATACTTATTTGTGTTGTATTGCTCTTGTCATTTTTACTACTCGCAGCTTTCCAAATATTTGGTTTTGCAGCAGAGAAAACGTATGCTGTAATCGAGGTAAACGGGAAGCTATTTCAGAAAATCTTGCTTGGTGAAAATGGTTCTAACTTCAAACTGACTGTTCCTGCAGGAAATCATAAGAGTATAGTTGAAGTGGACAAAGATAAAGTACGTATTATATATTCAGACTGCCCTGACCAGGATTGTGTAAGGCAAGGGTGGATTAGCCGTCCTGGCCAAATTATTGTATGCCTTCCAAATAAGATAGTGATTAAAATAGTCAATGGCAATACCGGACATGACAATGATATAGATGGTGTAAGCTTTTGA
- a CDS encoding DUF4321 domain-containing protein has product MKRNRYNPSILIIVLLVGLLAGGALGQALNDTVPVLNKGIHVGLSTTNLNLGVISIVFGFDIALSLAAAIGLIVAIILYQQMQ; this is encoded by the coding sequence ATGAAAAGAAATCGCTATAATCCCTCGATTCTAATCATTGTTTTACTAGTAGGGCTTCTTGCCGGTGGAGCTTTAGGCCAAGCATTAAACGATACCGTTCCTGTTCTAAACAAGGGGATTCATGTAGGCCTTTCGACCACCAACCTAAACTTAGGCGTTATAAGTATTGTTTTTGGTTTTGATATAGCGCTTAGTTTGGCAGCGGCAATAGGTCTTATTGTTGCAATTATTTTGTATCAACAGATGCAATAA
- the uvrC gene encoding excinuclease ABC subunit UvrC, whose product MFNPEKIAEFPEKPGVYIMKDKRGRIIYIGKAVSLKNRVRSYFQSPKNLPVKVASMVPKIENIEYIVTDSEVEALILECNLIKFNRPKYNILLRDDKQYPYIKIATSQPFPRLEVVRRVKKDGARYFGPYADVGAMREAIDVINKVFPIRSCKKDLSQVPLKERPCLNYYIKRCLAPCQGSVEQEEYDEMIKNIIMFLEGKQETLIKQLREKMEEEAAKLDFEKAAILRDQISALQKVLEEQKIVSTDMTDQDIIAMARGIDTVCIQVFFVREGKLVEREPFILSNTKGAERKEVLTAFVKQFYNNTNFIPKEIIIEEEIEDKTTIQEWLYGKKGSKVYISIPKRGEKKKLAEMVAENARIYLEQIENKDEREKLKNMQALEELQKYLGLKDIPHRIEAFDISNTQGTESVASMVVFEEGQPKKEDYRKFKIKTVEGPNDFESMREVIFRRFKRAILGDEKFNNLPDLLLIDGGKGQLRYAREALRELGLESIFTIGLAKEFEHIFVEGKEEPIVLPEDSEALYLVQRVRDEAHRFAITFHRSLRSKRNLKSALDDIPGIGKARRLALLKTFGSLEGIRQASVEELAGAPGMNKKAAQAVYDHFH is encoded by the coding sequence ATGTTTAATCCGGAGAAAATTGCAGAGTTTCCAGAAAAACCCGGTGTTTACATTATGAAAGATAAACGAGGAAGAATTATTTATATAGGCAAGGCTGTGTCTTTAAAAAACAGAGTAAGGTCTTACTTTCAGTCACCAAAAAACCTACCTGTGAAAGTTGCCTCAATGGTTCCGAAAATCGAAAATATTGAATATATAGTAACGGATTCAGAAGTTGAAGCACTTATCTTAGAATGTAATTTAATCAAGTTTAACAGACCGAAATATAATATTTTGTTAAGAGATGATAAGCAGTATCCTTATATCAAAATCGCAACTAGTCAACCTTTTCCGCGCCTGGAAGTTGTAAGAAGGGTAAAAAAAGATGGTGCTCGCTATTTTGGACCTTATGCCGATGTTGGAGCAATGAGGGAAGCTATAGATGTAATAAATAAAGTATTCCCTATTCGCAGCTGCAAAAAAGATTTAAGTCAGGTACCGCTAAAAGAAAGACCCTGCCTTAATTATTATATAAAACGCTGCCTTGCGCCGTGCCAGGGTTCGGTGGAACAAGAAGAATATGATGAAATGATAAAAAATATCATTATGTTTTTAGAAGGCAAGCAAGAAACTCTTATTAAACAATTAAGAGAAAAAATGGAAGAAGAAGCCGCAAAATTAGATTTTGAAAAAGCCGCAATACTTAGAGACCAAATATCAGCATTACAGAAAGTTCTTGAAGAACAAAAGATCGTATCTACTGACATGACTGACCAGGATATTATTGCAATGGCAAGAGGCATAGATACAGTATGTATTCAGGTATTTTTTGTAAGAGAAGGAAAACTCGTGGAACGAGAGCCATTTATCCTTAGCAATACCAAAGGGGCAGAGCGCAAGGAAGTTCTTACCGCTTTTGTAAAGCAGTTCTATAATAATACAAATTTTATCCCTAAGGAAATTATAATCGAAGAAGAAATTGAAGATAAGACTACAATACAAGAATGGCTTTATGGGAAAAAGGGTTCTAAAGTGTATATATCAATTCCTAAAAGAGGAGAAAAGAAAAAACTAGCTGAAATGGTAGCGGAAAATGCACGAATATACTTAGAACAAATTGAAAATAAAGATGAACGAGAGAAACTTAAAAACATGCAAGCACTTGAAGAACTGCAAAAATATCTTGGTTTAAAAGATATACCTCATAGAATCGAAGCATTTGATATCTCAAATACACAAGGGACAGAATCAGTAGCATCAATGGTGGTTTTTGAAGAAGGACAGCCTAAAAAAGAAGATTACAGGAAATTTAAAATCAAGACAGTCGAAGGGCCAAATGATTTTGAAAGCATGAGAGAAGTTATTTTTAGGCGTTTTAAAAGAGCGATTTTAGGCGATGAAAAATTTAACAATCTACCAGACCTATTGCTGATTGACGGAGGAAAAGGACAATTAAGGTATGCGCGAGAAGCTCTGAGGGAGCTAGGATTAGAGTCCATATTTACAATAGGACTTGCAAAAGAGTTTGAACATATTTTTGTAGAAGGAAAAGAAGAACCCATAGTATTGCCGGAAGACTCGGAAGCTCTTTATTTAGTTCAGCGAGTGCGAGATGAAGCTCATCGCTTTGCAATAACTTTTCATAGAAGTTTGCGCAGCAAAAGAAATTTAAAATCTGCTTTGGATGATATTCCGGGTATAGGAAAAGCCCGTCGATTAGCACTCCTTAAGACTTTTGGCAGTCTTGAGGGCATCAGACAGGCTTCTGTTGAAGAACTTGCCGGCGCACCAGGAATGAACAAAAAAGCTGCTCAGGCGGTCTATGACCATTTTCATTGA
- the ald gene encoding alanine dehydrogenase, whose amino-acid sequence MIIGVVKELKEQENRVAITPAGTDALISSGHQVLIEKGAGLGSGFSDESYEAAGATVIDSASTVWEKSELVIKVKEPHESEYKYLRPGLVFFGYLHLAADEALTKVIVDSGVTAIAYETVQRSDRSLPLLTPMSEIAGRMAIQEGAIYLEKTRGGKGILLEGVPGVTPGSVVVVGAGTVGTGAIRRAMGLGAHVTVIDVNVDRLRYLDDLFMGRLETLYSNRLNITEALKTADLVVGSVLIPGAKAPKLITEDMVKNMQPGSVIVDVAIDQGGCVETIDHPTTHADPVFVKHGVIHYAVSNIPGAVPRTSTLALTNATLPYLLKIADKGWKQAVLEDPALAKGVNVLNGKITYEAVANAHNLPYYPLETVIKEI is encoded by the coding sequence ATGATCATCGGTGTCGTTAAAGAATTAAAAGAACAAGAAAATCGAGTGGCTATTACACCAGCAGGCACAGACGCCCTTATATCCAGTGGCCATCAAGTGCTAATTGAGAAAGGGGCAGGTCTGGGGTCTGGTTTTTCTGACGAAAGTTATGAGGCTGCAGGGGCAACAGTAATTGACAGTGCCTCAACTGTGTGGGAGAAAAGTGAGCTAGTGATAAAGGTTAAAGAGCCCCACGAGTCGGAGTATAAATACTTAAGACCCGGATTGGTGTTCTTCGGTTATTTGCATCTTGCAGCCGACGAAGCGCTAACTAAAGTTATTGTCGATTCAGGAGTTACTGCAATAGCCTATGAAACGGTTCAGCGCAGTGATAGAAGTCTTCCTTTGTTAACACCCATGAGCGAAATTGCAGGCCGCATGGCCATTCAGGAAGGTGCGATATATCTTGAAAAAACTCGAGGAGGCAAGGGAATTCTTTTAGAAGGTGTCCCGGGAGTTACTCCCGGTTCAGTAGTTGTGGTTGGAGCAGGAACTGTGGGCACAGGTGCTATTAGAAGAGCAATGGGTCTTGGCGCTCATGTTACAGTAATAGATGTAAATGTGGACAGGCTAAGATACCTTGATGATCTTTTCATGGGTAGACTTGAAACACTATATTCAAATCGTTTAAATATAACTGAGGCGCTAAAGACCGCAGATCTTGTAGTAGGATCGGTTCTGATTCCCGGCGCTAAAGCACCCAAGCTTATAACTGAAGACATGGTCAAAAACATGCAGCCCGGCAGTGTCATTGTAGATGTTGCCATAGATCAGGGAGGTTGTGTTGAAACCATAGATCATCCAACAACCCATGCTGACCCGGTATTTGTAAAACACGGTGTAATTCACTATGCGGTTTCAAATATTCCCGGCGCAGTACCGCGCACATCAACTCTTGCCTTGACCAATGCTACCTTGCCTTATCTTTTAAAGATAGCCGACAAAGGGTGGAAACAGGCTGTTTTAGAAGATCCTGCTCTTGCAAAAGGTGTAAATGTCTTAAATGGAAAAATCACATATGAGGCAGTTGCAAACGCCCATAATCTCCCCTATTATCCACTGGAAACAGTGATAAAAGAAATTTGA